Proteins encoded by one window of Pseudonocardia sp. HH130629-09:
- a CDS encoding flavin reductase family protein, with protein sequence MRTDIVPEELGSGPFYKLLTSVVVPRPIAWVSTRSADGVDNLAPHSFFTVSCVDPPMIQFTSVGKKDSLRNVSETREFVVCLANEPMFEKINATGTDFPAEISEFSSVGLTAEASSVVAPPRVAESPVALECVLHASIELGNSTVVIGRVVHAAIEESVFVTDERGNSLPDIHRLAPLARLGRNEWSRVGEVLEITRIPYQQWPGHFGDA encoded by the coding sequence ATGCGCACGGACATCGTCCCCGAGGAGCTGGGCAGCGGCCCGTTCTACAAGCTCCTGACCAGCGTCGTCGTCCCCCGGCCGATCGCCTGGGTCTCCACCCGCTCGGCCGACGGCGTCGACAACCTCGCCCCGCACTCGTTCTTCACGGTGTCCTGCGTGGACCCGCCCATGATCCAGTTCACGTCGGTCGGGAAGAAGGACTCGCTGCGCAACGTCTCGGAGACCCGCGAGTTCGTCGTCTGCCTGGCGAACGAACCGATGTTCGAGAAGATCAACGCGACCGGCACCGACTTCCCCGCCGAGATCAGCGAGTTCTCCTCGGTCGGGCTGACCGCCGAGGCGTCGTCGGTCGTGGCGCCGCCGCGGGTCGCCGAGTCACCGGTCGCGCTGGAGTGCGTGCTGCACGCCAGCATCGAGCTGGGCAACTCGACCGTCGTCATCGGCCGGGTCGTGCACGCCGCGATCGAGGAGAGCGTGTTCGTCACCGACGAACGCGGCAACTCCCTGCCCGACATCCACCGGCTCGCCCCGCTGGCCCGCCTGGGCCGCAACGAGTGGTCGCGCGTCGGCGAGGTCCTGGAGATCACCCGCATCCCCTACCAGCAGTGGCCGGGTCACTTCGGCGACGCGTGA
- a CDS encoding DUF5709 domain-containing protein translates to MASASGDENEFQPEAPDMASAMQLDTDEALTGPSDTDPLDSGYVPPDRPYGVEDNAVTAAGQEAGESHDARLARELPDELPEGDPSRSGRLTAATDSAAGDPAVDGAGTDVGIDGGAASAEEAAVHDVDEGVVPVVDESPVGDPEVSDQLARDADHADEAAADAEWDASTDPEWAEQNG, encoded by the coding sequence ATGGCATCCGCTTCAGGCGACGAGAACGAGTTCCAGCCGGAGGCGCCGGACATGGCGTCGGCGATGCAGCTGGACACCGACGAGGCGCTGACCGGTCCGTCGGACACCGACCCGCTGGACTCCGGCTACGTCCCGCCGGACCGCCCCTACGGCGTCGAGGACAACGCGGTGACCGCGGCGGGCCAGGAGGCGGGCGAGTCGCACGACGCGCGCCTGGCCCGGGAGCTGCCCGACGAGCTGCCCGAGGGCGACCCGAGCCGCTCCGGGCGGCTGACCGCCGCCACCGACTCCGCCGCGGGCGACCCGGCCGTCGACGGCGCCGGGACCGACGTGGGCATCGACGGCGGCGCGGCCAGCGCCGAGGAGGCCGCCGTGCACGACGTCGACGAGGGCGTCGTGCCGGTGGTCGACGAGTCCCCGGTCGGGGACCCGGAGGTCAGCGACCAGCTCGCCCGCGACGCCGACCACGCCGACGAGGCGGCGGCCGACGCCGAGTGGGACGCCTCGACCGACCCCGAGTGGGCCGAGCAGAACGGCTGA
- a CDS encoding SsgA family sporulation/cell division regulator, whose amino-acid sequence MASESVQQDVFTVLHGQASPIVSRWAYRAADPFAISFSVRRSSDRWIEWLVARDLVIEGLTTPTGIGDIRMAPRRIDGYDVVELEIRSDGGSAVLEVDRDLLAQFVDSTLEIVDLGEEHDHLDIDGAIARLTGSAAGPTTP is encoded by the coding sequence ATGGCCAGCGAGTCGGTCCAGCAGGACGTCTTCACCGTGTTGCACGGGCAGGCGTCGCCGATCGTGAGCCGATGGGCGTACCGCGCCGCGGACCCGTTCGCGATCTCCTTCTCGGTGCGCCGGTCCTCCGACCGCTGGATCGAGTGGCTCGTCGCGCGTGATCTCGTGATCGAGGGCCTGACCACCCCCACCGGCATCGGTGACATCCGGATGGCGCCGCGCCGCATCGACGGCTACGACGTCGTCGAGCTGGAGATCCGCTCCGACGGCGGCTCCGCCGTGCTGGAGGTCGACCGCGATCTGCTGGCCCAGTTCGTCGACTCGACGCTGGAGATCGTCGACCTCGGCGAGGAGCACGACCACCTCGACATCGACGGTGCCATCGCCCGGCTGACCGGCAGCGCGGCGGGCCCCACCACCCCCTGA
- a CDS encoding TetR/AcrR family transcriptional regulator has product MTAAPSARSGDSTRRALLAAAADLFTEHGYDRTSVRAIADRAGVNQALLFRYFGSKDALFARVAAERALAGLHDGPPEELLPRLLRSILDGGDGPERDLFGPVVRSAGTSEAAAAVRVELAGAFTEAFAAQATGAADRADAELRAELVLTWLLGLSLVQPLLPEGAVGRADPDTVLAHVTRAARTLLEAPGVSR; this is encoded by the coding sequence GTGACCGCCGCCCCGTCCGCCCGTTCCGGTGACAGCACCCGCAGGGCCCTGCTCGCCGCGGCCGCGGACCTGTTCACCGAGCACGGCTACGACCGCACCTCGGTCCGCGCGATCGCCGACCGGGCCGGGGTGAACCAGGCGCTGCTCTTCCGTTACTTCGGCAGCAAGGACGCCCTGTTCGCCCGGGTCGCCGCCGAGCGCGCCCTCGCCGGGCTGCACGACGGCCCGCCCGAGGAGCTCCTGCCCCGCCTGCTGCGGTCGATCCTCGACGGCGGCGACGGGCCCGAGCGCGACCTGTTCGGGCCCGTCGTGCGCTCGGCCGGGACGTCGGAGGCGGCCGCGGCCGTGCGGGTGGAGCTGGCCGGGGCGTTCACCGAGGCGTTCGCGGCGCAGGCCACCGGCGCCGCCGACCGGGCCGACGCCGAGCTGCGCGCGGAGCTGGTCCTGACCTGGCTGCTCGGGCTGAGCCTGGTCCAGCCGCTGCTGCCCGAGGGCGCGGTCGGGCGGGCCGACCCGGACACGGTGCTGGCCCACGTCACGCGCGCCGCGCGCACCCTGCTGGAGGCACCCGGGGTCAGCCGGTGA
- a CDS encoding AMP-binding protein: MATASPATETFLAARDFLLTHREDYDTAYRDFRWPELDEFNFALDHFDVVAADPERGARKALWIVEQDGSQAHWTWAELSERSNRVANWLREQGVVRGDRVVLMLGNQLELWETLLAAMKLGAVVIPATTLLTPADLQDRVDRGRAAHVVVGADDAGKFDDVDGDYTRIAVRGAVAGWRDYSGEAYSAAAEFTPDGVTKASDTLLLYFTSGTTAKPKLVEHTHTSYPVGHLSTMYWIGLEPGDVHLNISSPGWAKHAWSNVFAPWIAEATVLVMNYARFDAESVLSVLDSCGVTSFCAPPTVWRMLIQADLSGLTTPPSKVVGAGEPLNPEVIEQVEKAWGLRIRDGFGQTESSVQIGNPPGQPVKPGSMGRPIPGFVVALVDPATGKAADEGEICLDLAHRPTGLMVGYADDPERNAEAMAGGYYHTGDVGSRDESGYITYVGRADDVFKASDYRISPFELESVLIEHPAVAEAAVVPSPDPVRLAVPKAYVVLANGHEPTEETAKAILRFAYDNLAPYKRIRRLEFFELPKTISGKIRRVELRGREGEIHADPAATPPTEYTL; the protein is encoded by the coding sequence ATGGCGACCGCCAGCCCGGCGACGGAGACGTTCCTCGCCGCCCGCGACTTCCTGCTGACCCACCGCGAGGACTACGACACGGCCTACCGCGACTTCCGCTGGCCGGAGCTCGACGAGTTCAACTTCGCGCTCGACCACTTCGACGTCGTCGCCGCCGACCCCGAGCGGGGTGCCCGGAAGGCCCTGTGGATCGTCGAACAGGACGGCTCGCAGGCGCACTGGACGTGGGCGGAGCTGTCCGAGCGGTCCAACAGGGTCGCGAACTGGTTGCGTGAGCAAGGCGTCGTCCGCGGCGACCGGGTCGTCCTGATGCTCGGCAACCAGCTGGAGCTGTGGGAGACGCTGCTGGCGGCGATGAAGCTGGGCGCCGTCGTCATCCCCGCGACCACCCTGCTCACCCCGGCCGACCTGCAGGACCGGGTGGACCGCGGGCGGGCGGCGCACGTCGTCGTCGGGGCGGACGACGCCGGCAAGTTCGACGACGTCGACGGCGACTACACCCGCATCGCCGTGCGCGGTGCCGTCGCGGGCTGGCGCGACTACTCCGGCGAGGCCTACTCGGCCGCCGCCGAGTTCACCCCGGACGGTGTCACGAAGGCCTCCGACACGCTGCTGCTGTACTTCACCTCCGGCACCACGGCCAAGCCGAAGCTGGTGGAGCACACCCACACGTCCTACCCGGTGGGGCATCTGTCGACGATGTACTGGATCGGGCTCGAGCCCGGCGACGTGCACCTGAACATCTCCTCGCCCGGCTGGGCCAAGCACGCCTGGTCCAACGTGTTCGCGCCGTGGATCGCCGAGGCCACGGTGCTCGTCATGAACTACGCCCGGTTCGACGCCGAGTCCGTCCTGTCGGTCCTGGACTCCTGCGGTGTGACGAGCTTCTGCGCGCCGCCGACGGTGTGGCGGATGCTGATCCAGGCCGACCTGTCCGGGCTGACGACGCCGCCGTCCAAGGTCGTCGGGGCGGGGGAGCCGCTCAACCCCGAGGTCATCGAGCAGGTCGAGAAGGCGTGGGGCCTACGCATCCGCGACGGGTTCGGGCAGACCGAGTCCTCGGTCCAGATCGGCAACCCGCCCGGGCAGCCGGTCAAGCCGGGCTCGATGGGCAGGCCGATCCCCGGGTTCGTCGTCGCGCTGGTCGACCCCGCCACCGGCAAGGCGGCCGACGAGGGCGAGATCTGCCTGGACCTCGCCCACCGTCCGACCGGGCTGATGGTCGGCTACGCCGACGACCCGGAGCGCAACGCCGAGGCCATGGCCGGCGGGTACTACCACACCGGCGACGTCGGCTCCCGTGACGAGTCGGGCTACATCACCTACGTCGGCCGCGCCGACGACGTGTTCAAGGCCAGCGACTACCGGATCAGCCCGTTCGAGCTGGAGAGCGTGCTGATCGAGCACCCGGCCGTCGCCGAAGCGGCGGTCGTGCCGTCCCCGGACCCGGTCCGCCTCGCCGTGCCGAAGGCATACGTGGTGCTCGCGAACGGGCACGAGCCGACCGAGGAGACGGCGAAGGCGATCCTGCGGTTCGCCTACGACAACCTCGCGCCCTACAAGCGGATCCGCAGGCTCGAGTTCTTCGAGCTGCCGAAGACGATCTCCGGCAAGATCCGCCGGGTCGAGCTGCGCGGCCGGGAGGGCGAGATCCACGCCGACCCGGCCGCGACGCCGCCCACCGAGTACACCCTGTAG
- a CDS encoding SRPBCC family protein: MRYADGPTTEAAARVAAPPRAVWALVTDPQFLVEVSTEMQRAEWVDGDRPGPGARLRGEHHHEARGAWSTVSTVTAWEPGRVFEWTVEAGAECGETAVWRFELTPDGDGTVLRQWARMGPGPSGLTAAIERWPDKEERIVEGRLREWRTGMERNLDAVRERLG, from the coding sequence ATGCGCTACGCCGACGGACCCACCACCGAGGCCGCCGCCCGGGTCGCCGCACCGCCACGGGCGGTGTGGGCGCTGGTCACAGACCCGCAGTTCCTGGTGGAGGTGTCCACCGAGATGCAGCGCGCGGAGTGGGTCGACGGCGACCGCCCCGGGCCCGGCGCCCGGCTGCGCGGCGAGCACCACCACGAGGCCCGCGGCGCGTGGAGCACCGTGTCCACGGTGACCGCCTGGGAACCCGGGCGGGTGTTCGAGTGGACCGTCGAGGCCGGTGCCGAGTGCGGCGAGACCGCCGTCTGGCGCTTCGAGCTCACCCCCGACGGCGACGGCACCGTGCTGCGCCAGTGGGCCCGGATGGGCCCCGGGCCGTCCGGGCTCACCGCGGCGATCGAGCGGTGGCCGGACAAGGAGGAGCGGATCGTCGAGGGCCGGCTGCGGGAGTGGCGGACCGGGATGGAACGCAACCTCGACGCCGTCCGCGAGCGCCTCGGCTAG
- a CDS encoding SDR family NAD(P)-dependent oxidoreductase, with the protein MLGSALDTVLDRTLVPGYSRIGYLLRRPGWSGDRADPPRGALTGRTALVTGAGGGLGEAIATGLVRLGATVHLLVRSRDKGVAAQDRILAAVPGLPRDRLPVQVCDLGELADVRAFATRFATEVDALDVLVHNAGLLPPERSETSEGNELTLAVHVLGPLLLTRLLTDTLAAGAERSGSDSRVIIMSSGGMYAQPLRDDDLQFRTGDYGGTAAYARTKRMQVVLTGLLADELAPRQVTVHALHPGWARTPGVTGSLPLFDRVVGPVLRTPAQGADTAVWLAAAPSSAVGTGRFWHDRAPRPEHYLSRTRETPAQRERFRAEVDRLTG; encoded by the coding sequence GTGCTCGGCAGCGCTCTGGATACCGTCCTCGACCGCACTCTGGTCCCCGGCTACTCACGGATCGGGTACCTGCTGCGGCGCCCGGGGTGGAGCGGTGACCGCGCCGACCCGCCGCGCGGCGCCCTGACCGGGCGCACCGCGCTCGTCACCGGCGCGGGCGGCGGGCTGGGGGAGGCGATCGCGACCGGGCTCGTCCGGCTCGGTGCGACGGTGCACCTGCTCGTCCGCTCCCGGGACAAGGGCGTCGCCGCGCAGGACCGGATCCTGGCCGCGGTCCCCGGCCTGCCCCGCGACCGGCTCCCGGTGCAGGTCTGCGACCTCGGCGAGCTCGCCGACGTGCGCGCGTTCGCGACCCGGTTCGCCACCGAGGTCGATGCGCTGGACGTCCTGGTGCACAACGCCGGGCTGCTCCCGCCCGAGCGCAGCGAGACCTCCGAGGGCAACGAGCTGACCCTGGCCGTGCACGTCCTCGGACCGCTGCTGCTGACCCGGCTGCTCACCGACACCCTCGCGGCCGGCGCCGAGCGGTCCGGCAGTGACTCCCGGGTGATCATCATGTCCTCGGGCGGCATGTACGCCCAGCCCCTGCGCGACGACGACCTGCAGTTCCGCACCGGCGACTACGGCGGCACCGCGGCCTACGCCCGCACCAAGCGGATGCAGGTCGTCCTGACCGGGCTGCTCGCCGACGAGCTGGCCCCCCGTCAGGTCACCGTGCACGCACTGCACCCCGGCTGGGCCCGCACCCCGGGCGTCACCGGGTCGCTGCCGCTGTTCGACCGGGTCGTCGGCCCCGTGCTGCGCACCCCGGCCCAGGGTGCGGACACCGCGGTGTGGCTCGCGGCCGCGCCGTCCTCGGCGGTCGGGACCGGCCGGTTCTGGCACGACCGCGCCCCGCGGCCCGAGCACTACCTGTCGCGGACCCGGGAGACTCCCGCCCAGCGCGAGCGGTTCCGCGCCGAGGTGGACCGGCTCACCGGCTGA
- the cobF gene encoding precorrin-6A synthase (deacetylating), with translation MRTVLVIGIGAGDPDHLTLQAVRALQRADVVFVIDKGLDGGGSQDDLLALRTEILRRHRPDGGYRLVTAPEVGRDRGTEVERDDERYREVVVDWQDRRARLYREMLDAELADGETGAFLVWGDPSLYDGTLRLLDRVLDGAGEQWAVESVAGISSVAALAAAHRLILNRVGRPVLITTGRRIAEGMPDDVDDVVVILDGRTAFATLPAERRRELHIYWGAYLGTPDELLVAGPLDEVADEILKVRAEARERKGWIMDTYLLRRGADER, from the coding sequence GTGCGCACGGTTCTCGTGATCGGGATCGGGGCGGGTGACCCCGACCACCTCACCCTCCAGGCGGTCCGCGCCCTGCAACGGGCCGACGTCGTCTTCGTCATCGACAAGGGGCTCGACGGCGGGGGGTCGCAGGACGACCTGCTGGCGCTGCGCACCGAGATCCTGCGCCGGCACCGCCCGGACGGCGGGTACCGGCTGGTCACCGCGCCCGAGGTGGGCCGGGACCGCGGCACCGAGGTCGAGCGCGACGACGAGCGCTACCGCGAGGTCGTCGTCGACTGGCAGGACCGGCGGGCCCGCCTCTACCGCGAGATGCTCGACGCCGAGTTGGCCGACGGCGAGACCGGCGCGTTCCTGGTGTGGGGCGACCCCTCCCTCTACGACGGGACGCTGCGCCTGCTCGACCGGGTCCTGGACGGCGCGGGGGAGCAGTGGGCGGTCGAGTCGGTCGCCGGGATCTCCAGCGTCGCCGCGCTCGCCGCCGCCCACCGGCTGATCCTCAACCGGGTCGGCCGCCCCGTCCTGATCACCACCGGGCGCCGGATCGCCGAGGGGATGCCCGACGACGTCGACGACGTCGTCGTGATACTCGACGGCCGTACCGCCTTCGCCACGCTGCCGGCCGAGCGGCGTCGTGAGCTGCACATCTACTGGGGTGCCTACCTGGGGACGCCGGACGAGCTGCTCGTCGCCGGGCCGCTCGACGAGGTCGCCGACGAGATCCTGAAGGTCCGCGCCGAGGCCCGGGAGCGCAAGGGGTGGATCATGGACACCTACCTGCTGCGCCGGGGTGCCGACGAGCGCTGA
- a CDS encoding fumarylacetoacetate hydrolase family protein, with the protein MRLVRYDSGHGPRTGRVETTGEGDVVRELGPSGPGAVAGRLAEVVLLAPCDPRTIVCVGSNYPCQLAEKERPRPERPALFLKAPNAVVGPGEPVLRPAGVERLEYEGELAVVIGRRARDLDERTAWSHVLGLTCANDVTAHDYRADGQWARAKSADTFCPLGPWIETEPGAGPWGLRTTLNGRTVQESDTGAMIFDVARILAHVTRWITLQPGDVVLTGSPGGVGPMTAGDRVTVEIDGVGTLENPVADRPAPVPH; encoded by the coding sequence ATGCGACTGGTCCGCTACGACTCCGGCCACGGCCCCCGCACGGGGCGGGTCGAGACCACCGGCGAGGGCGACGTCGTCCGCGAGCTGGGCCCGTCCGGGCCGGGAGCGGTCGCCGGGCGGCTCGCCGAGGTCGTCCTGCTCGCCCCCTGCGACCCCCGCACCATCGTGTGCGTCGGGAGCAACTACCCCTGCCAGCTCGCCGAGAAGGAGCGCCCCCGCCCGGAGCGGCCCGCGCTGTTCCTCAAGGCGCCCAACGCCGTCGTCGGGCCGGGGGAGCCGGTGCTGCGCCCGGCCGGGGTGGAACGCCTGGAGTACGAGGGCGAGCTCGCGGTGGTGATCGGTCGCCGGGCCCGCGACCTGGACGAACGCACCGCCTGGTCGCACGTGCTCGGCCTGACCTGCGCCAACGACGTCACCGCGCATGACTACCGCGCCGACGGGCAGTGGGCGCGGGCGAAGAGCGCGGACACCTTCTGCCCGCTCGGGCCGTGGATCGAGACCGAGCCGGGCGCGGGGCCGTGGGGGCTGCGGACCACGCTGAACGGCCGCACCGTCCAGGAGTCCGATACCGGGGCGATGATCTTCGACGTCGCGCGGATCCTCGCCCACGTGACCCGTTGGATCACGCTGCAGCCCGGCGACGTCGTGCTCACCGGGAGCCCCGGCGGGGTCGGGCCGATGACCGCGGGAGACCGGGTCACCGTCGAGATCGACGGCGTCGGGACCCTGGAGAACCCGGTCGCCGACCGGCCCGCGCCCGTCCCGCACTGA
- a CDS encoding glycosyltransferase family 4 protein: MPTSESTSRILTIGHLVESLDDGGVAAALGDLAVAAPDAGFRVVVVALAPSGHSEVAELLSGAGAPPAELNVAPWDPRAVLKVLAAFRKHGVDLVHTHGARPDVVGSAAAARLRVPAVSTLHHIHEHPADRGDQLRRTAKTLARKRFMTRTIATSALQRDWYRRAAGSTEGLSVIPDGAADPGEGTAEERERLRRGLGVDDHEVVAVSVAPMRRGQGQDMLLDAVAGIGPDEPLTVVLGGDGPLRPWLESRVAADESLSGRVAFRRSTDPVALLRAADVQLHTTRHDTMPRMLLLGHGTGTPAVATRVGGIPEIVTRETGLLAPVDATRIADELVRLTRDADLRARLGAGARRRFLDRFAAAPWAARLGDVYRSAAGVAGAPAPAELDTPEPVGRG; this comes from the coding sequence GTGCCCACCAGCGAGAGCACCAGCAGGATCCTGACGATCGGGCACCTCGTCGAGTCGCTCGACGACGGTGGCGTCGCGGCCGCGCTCGGTGACCTCGCCGTCGCCGCCCCGGACGCGGGGTTCCGGGTGGTGGTCGTCGCGCTCGCCCCGTCCGGGCACTCCGAGGTCGCCGAACTCCTGTCCGGTGCCGGGGCGCCGCCGGCCGAGCTGAACGTCGCACCGTGGGACCCGCGCGCCGTGCTGAAGGTGCTCGCCGCGTTCCGGAAGCACGGCGTCGACCTGGTGCACACCCACGGAGCCCGACCCGACGTCGTCGGCTCGGCCGCCGCGGCCCGCCTGCGGGTGCCGGCGGTGTCCACGCTGCACCACATCCACGAGCACCCCGCCGACCGCGGCGACCAGCTCCGGCGGACCGCGAAGACGTTGGCGCGCAAGCGGTTCATGACCCGCACGATCGCGACGTCGGCCCTGCAGCGCGACTGGTACCGCCGCGCCGCCGGGTCCACCGAGGGCCTGTCGGTGATCCCGGACGGCGCCGCCGACCCGGGCGAGGGCACGGCCGAGGAGCGGGAGCGCCTGCGGCGCGGGCTCGGCGTGGACGACCACGAGGTCGTCGCCGTCTCGGTCGCGCCGATGCGCCGCGGCCAGGGGCAGGACATGCTGCTCGACGCCGTCGCCGGGATCGGTCCGGACGAGCCGCTCACCGTGGTGTTGGGCGGCGACGGGCCGCTGCGGCCGTGGCTGGAGTCGCGCGTCGCCGCCGACGAGTCCCTGTCCGGCCGGGTGGCGTTCCGCCGCAGCACCGACCCGGTCGCGCTGCTCCGCGCCGCCGACGTGCAGCTGCACACGACCCGGCACGACACGATGCCCCGGATGCTGCTGCTCGGCCACGGCACCGGGACCCCGGCGGTCGCGACGCGGGTCGGCGGGATCCCGGAGATCGTGACCCGCGAGACCGGCCTGCTGGCCCCGGTCGACGCCACCCGGATCGCCGACGAGCTGGTGCGGCTCACCCGCGACGCCGACCTGCGCGCCCGGCTCGGGGCCGGGGCCCGGCGGCGGTTCCTCGACCGGTTCGCGGCGGCGCCGTGGGCGGCCCGGCTCGGCGACGTCTACCGCAGCGCGGCCGGGGTGGCGGGCGCGCCCGCCCCCGCCGAGCTGGACACGCCGGAGCCGGTGGGCCGGGGCTGA
- a CDS encoding (Fe-S)-binding protein yields the protein MCPSYQVTLEEEHSTRGRANALVKALSEPDPAAGLADGRLHEILDLCLMCKACKSECPMGVDMASLKAEALHQQHAVHGTPLRSRLFGAIRTLNRLGSATAPLSNLPGRVGVLRRLAERTVGITARRPLPRFDWDNLVRWYRRRDPARAGAPAGTVVWLADSFTTFTEPHIGRAAIGLLERAGWRVELAGGGCCGRSSLSNGLLDDARRKATGLVTSLARDTPADAPIVGCEPSCVFTLRDETLALLPDSAEARSVGERVRQVEELLVEALDDGRLVLPERSALSGRRVVYHGHCHQKAEVGTAATLALLRRIPGLEVSEIDSGCCGMAGSFGFEVEHYATSMEVGRDRLLPAIDAEPAGTLVAATGVSCRQQIFHGAGRTAWHPLELVREALGPAGTG from the coding sequence ATGTGCCCGTCCTACCAGGTCACCCTCGAGGAGGAGCACTCCACCCGCGGCCGGGCGAACGCGCTGGTCAAGGCGCTGTCCGAACCGGACCCGGCCGCCGGGCTCGCCGACGGGCGGCTGCACGAGATCCTCGATCTGTGCCTCATGTGCAAGGCCTGCAAGAGCGAGTGCCCGATGGGCGTGGACATGGCCTCGCTCAAGGCCGAGGCGCTCCACCAGCAGCACGCGGTGCACGGCACGCCGCTGCGCTCGCGGCTGTTCGGCGCCATCCGCACGCTGAACCGGCTCGGGTCGGCGACCGCGCCGCTGTCCAACCTGCCCGGCCGGGTCGGGGTGCTGCGCCGGCTCGCCGAACGGACCGTCGGGATCACCGCGCGCCGCCCGCTGCCGCGCTTCGACTGGGACAACCTGGTGCGGTGGTACCGGCGCCGCGACCCCGCGCGGGCCGGGGCACCGGCCGGGACCGTCGTGTGGCTGGCCGACTCGTTCACCACCTTCACCGAGCCGCACATCGGGCGGGCCGCGATCGGCCTGCTGGAGCGCGCCGGGTGGCGGGTCGAGCTGGCCGGCGGCGGCTGCTGCGGCCGGTCCAGCCTGTCCAACGGACTGCTCGACGACGCCCGCCGCAAGGCGACCGGCCTGGTCACCTCGCTCGCCCGGGACACCCCGGCCGACGCGCCGATCGTCGGCTGCGAGCCGTCGTGCGTGTTCACCCTGCGCGACGAGACCCTCGCCCTGCTCCCGGACAGCGCCGAGGCCCGGTCGGTGGGCGAGCGGGTCCGCCAGGTCGAGGAGCTGCTCGTCGAGGCCCTCGACGACGGCCGTCTGGTCCTGCCGGAGCGGTCGGCGCTGAGCGGGCGGCGCGTGGTCTACCACGGCCACTGCCACCAGAAGGCCGAGGTCGGGACCGCGGCGACGCTCGCGCTGCTGCGCCGCATCCCCGGGCTGGAGGTCTCCGAGATCGACTCCGGCTGCTGCGGGATGGCGGGCTCGTTCGGCTTCGAGGTCGAGCACTACGCGACCTCGATGGAGGTCGGGCGGGACCGGCTGCTCCCGGCGATCGACGCCGAGCCCGCCGGCACCCTGGTCGCCGCGACCGGCGTCTCCTGCCGCCAGCAGATCTTCCACGGCGCCGGGCGCACCGCCTGGCACCCGCTGGAGCTGGTGCGCGAGGCACTCGGCCCGGCCGGGACGGGGTGA